In a genomic window of Vigna angularis cultivar LongXiaoDou No.4 chromosome 6, ASM1680809v1, whole genome shotgun sequence:
- the LOC108342320 gene encoding spermidine coumaroyl-CoA acyltransferase isoform X2, translated as MATQNTPFELVMKDVVLIKPSKPTPSSVLPLSTLDNIPFLNSLCHTLHVFRSKTHDLDEPGCPNHQLLDLADVIKAAISKALFYYYPLAGRLVKHTDGNFMINCSAEGVPFLEASASCNLSSLHCWDGTDMQNAKHLVFDLSSQDENGYLYPLVFKVTTFPCGGFTIGMGMLHTVGDGVGASQIFKAVMELARGESEPSVKPVWERERLKGSITKQPLLINSVDEASAAVSPFLPTEILVQERIKVNSESIRRLKMSLMKESVRELNERPLYEIVKLIKESKKVACNRDYVRNYINTLETGVTNSNIEGSGAYTALTDWRYLGILEKLDFGVKELVNSFPVPSDMFGSVDLCIFSSLCNLDSSMEGGLSIFLSLPAAALPKFKEEMEALSLLI; from the exons ATGGCTACTCAAAATACACCCTTCGAACTTGTCATGAAAGATGTTGTTCTTATCAAACCATCAAAACCAACACCTTCCTCTGTTCTTCCTTTATCTACCCTAGACAATATACCTTTCCTTAATAGCCTATGCCACACCCTTCATGTATTTCGATCCAAAACTCATGATCTTGATGAACCGGGTTGCCCAAATCACCAACTGCTAGATCTTGCTGATGTGATTAAAGCAGCAATTTCAAAGGCTTTATTCTATTATTATCCTCTAGCAGGTAGGCTAGTAAAGCACACTGATGGAAACTTCATGATCAACTGCAGTGCAGAAGGTGTTCCATTCTTGGAGGCCAGTGCTAGTTGCAATCTTTCATCTCTCCATTGCTGGGATGGCACTGACATGCAAAATGCAAAACACTTAGTGTTTGACCTTTCTTCTCAAGATGAAAATGGCTACCTATATCCCTTGGTGTTCAAGGTGACAACCTTTCCTTGTGGAGGTTTCACCATTGGAATGGGGATGTTACATACTGTTGGCGATGGCGTTGGAGCATCTCAGATCTTCAAAGCCGTCATGGAGCTTGCAAGGGGGGAAAGTGAGCCCTCTGTGAAGCCTGTGTGGGAGAGAGAGAGGCTAAAGGGATCAATCACTAAACAACCATTGCTAATTAATTCAGTGGATGAGGCCTCAGCTGCTGTTTCACCCTTTCTTCCAACCGAAATTCTCGTGCAGGAGCGCATTAAGGTTAACAGTGAAAGCATCAGAAGACTGAAGATGAGTTTGATGAAGGAATCAG TGAGGGAACTAAATGAAAGGCCACTGTATGAGATTGTGAAGCTCataaaagaaagcaagaaaGTTGCATGCAACCGTGATTATGTCAGAAACTACATCAACACTTTGGAGACAGGAGTAACGAATTCCAACATTGAAGGGAGTGGTGCATATACTGCGTTGACTGATTGGCGGTACTTGGGGATCTTGGAAAAGTTAGATTTTGGAGTTAAAGAACTTGTGAATAGTTTCCCTGTCCCTTCTGACATGTTTGGATCCGTTGATTTATGCATTTTCTCATCTCTTTGCAACTTGGATTCTTCAATGGAGGGAGGGCTTAGTATTTTTCTGTCCCTACCAGCTGCTGCATTGCCCAAGTTCAAGGAGGAGATGGAAGCTCTCAGTCTTTTGATTTGA
- the LOC108342320 gene encoding spermidine coumaroyl-CoA acyltransferase isoform X1, with protein MATQNTPFELVMKDVVLIKPSKPTPSSVLPLSTLDNIPFLNSLCHTLHVFRSKTHDLDEPGCPNHQLLDLADVIKAAISKALFYYYPLAGRLVKHTDGNFMINCSAEGVPFLEASASCNLSSLHCWDGTDMQNAKHLVFDLSSQDENGYLYPLVFKVTTFPCGGFTIGMGMLHTVGDGVGASQIFKAVMELARGESEPSVKPVWERERLKGSITKQPLLINSVDEASAAVSPFLPTEILVQERIKVNSESIRRLKMSLMKESGENENFTSFESLAAYVWRSKSRALKLNYDGKVKLTIPVGARKHLQDLLPEGYYGNAIVDIVVVLTVRELNERPLYEIVKLIKESKKVACNRDYVRNYINTLETGVTNSNIEGSGAYTALTDWRYLGILEKLDFGVKELVNSFPVPSDMFGSVDLCIFSSLCNLDSSMEGGLSIFLSLPAAALPKFKEEMEALSLLI; from the coding sequence ATGGCTACTCAAAATACACCCTTCGAACTTGTCATGAAAGATGTTGTTCTTATCAAACCATCAAAACCAACACCTTCCTCTGTTCTTCCTTTATCTACCCTAGACAATATACCTTTCCTTAATAGCCTATGCCACACCCTTCATGTATTTCGATCCAAAACTCATGATCTTGATGAACCGGGTTGCCCAAATCACCAACTGCTAGATCTTGCTGATGTGATTAAAGCAGCAATTTCAAAGGCTTTATTCTATTATTATCCTCTAGCAGGTAGGCTAGTAAAGCACACTGATGGAAACTTCATGATCAACTGCAGTGCAGAAGGTGTTCCATTCTTGGAGGCCAGTGCTAGTTGCAATCTTTCATCTCTCCATTGCTGGGATGGCACTGACATGCAAAATGCAAAACACTTAGTGTTTGACCTTTCTTCTCAAGATGAAAATGGCTACCTATATCCCTTGGTGTTCAAGGTGACAACCTTTCCTTGTGGAGGTTTCACCATTGGAATGGGGATGTTACATACTGTTGGCGATGGCGTTGGAGCATCTCAGATCTTCAAAGCCGTCATGGAGCTTGCAAGGGGGGAAAGTGAGCCCTCTGTGAAGCCTGTGTGGGAGAGAGAGAGGCTAAAGGGATCAATCACTAAACAACCATTGCTAATTAATTCAGTGGATGAGGCCTCAGCTGCTGTTTCACCCTTTCTTCCAACCGAAATTCTCGTGCAGGAGCGCATTAAGGTTAACAGTGAAAGCATCAGAAGACTGAAGATGAGTTTGATGAAGGAATCAGGTGAAAACGAAAACTTCACTAGTTTTGAATCACTAGCTGCATATGTGTGGAGGTCTAAATCTAGGGCCTTAAAATTGAACTATGATGGGAAAGTTAAGCTGACTATCCCAGTTGGAGCGAGAAAGCACTTGCAGGATCTTTTGCCTGAAGGGTATTATGGAAATGCTATTGTTGATATTGTCGTTGTTTTAACAGTGAGGGAACTAAATGAAAGGCCACTGTATGAGATTGTGAAGCTCataaaagaaagcaagaaaGTTGCATGCAACCGTGATTATGTCAGAAACTACATCAACACTTTGGAGACAGGAGTAACGAATTCCAACATTGAAGGGAGTGGTGCATATACTGCGTTGACTGATTGGCGGTACTTGGGGATCTTGGAAAAGTTAGATTTTGGAGTTAAAGAACTTGTGAATAGTTTCCCTGTCCCTTCTGACATGTTTGGATCCGTTGATTTATGCATTTTCTCATCTCTTTGCAACTTGGATTCTTCAATGGAGGGAGGGCTTAGTATTTTTCTGTCCCTACCAGCTGCTGCATTGCCCAAGTTCAAGGAGGAGATGGAAGCTCTCAGTCTTTTGATTTGA
- the LOC108341505 gene encoding spermidine coumaroyl-CoA acyltransferase: protein MKEVVLIKPSKPTPSSILPLSTLDNIPVLYSPCHTLHVFQSKTHDLDEPGCPNHQLLDPADMIKAAISKALFYYYPLAGRLVKDTDGNFMINCSAEGVPFLEASASCNLSSLHCLDGTDMENSKHLVFDLPSQSESGYQYPLVFKVTTFTCGGFTIGMGLLHTVGDGFGASQILKAIIELARGESEPSVKPVWERERLKGSITKQPLLFDSVDEASAAVSPFLPTEILVQECIKVNSDNISRLKMSLMKESGENENFTTFESLAAYVWRAKSRALKLNLDGKVKLTMVVGVRKHLQDPLSEGYYGNTVVDIVVVLTVRELNERPLYEIVKLIKETKKVACNSDYVRNFINTLETGVTNSNIEGCGAHTALTDWRYLGFLEKIDCGVKELVNTLPVSFGMFGSIDLCIFSSLCNLDSSMEGGVSIFQSLPAAALLEFKEEMEALSLLI from the coding sequence ATGAAAGAAGTTGTTCTTATCAAACCGTCAAAACCAACACCTTCCTCTATTCTTCCTTTATCTACACTAGACAACATACCTGTCCTTTATAGCCCATGTCACACCCTTCATGTATTTCAATCAAAAACTCATGATCTTGATGAACCTGGTTGCCCTAATCACCAACTGCTAGATCCTGCTGATATGATTAAAGCAGCAATTTCAAAAGCTTTATTCTATTATTATCCTCTAGCAGGTAGGCTAGTGAAGGACACTGATGGAAACTTCATGATCAACTGCAGTGCAGAAGGTGTTCCATTCTTGGAGGCCAGTGCTAGTTGCAATCTTTCTTCTCTCCATTGCTTGGATGGCACTGACATGGAAAATTCTAAACACTTAGTGTTTGACCTTCCTTCCCAAAGTGAAAGTGGCTACCAATATCCCTTGGTGTTCAAGGTGACAACCTTTACTTGTGGGGGCTTCACCATTGGAATGGGGCTGTTACATACGGTTGGTGATGGCTTTGGAGCATCTCAAATCTTGAAAGCCATCATTGAGCTTGCAAGGGGGGAAAGTGAGCCCTCTGTGAAGCCTGTGTGGGAGAGAGAGAGGCTGAAGGGATCAATCACTAAACAGCCATTGTTATTTGATTCAGTGGATGAGGCCTCAGCTGCTGTTTCACCCTTTCTTCCAACTGAAATTCTCGTGCAGGAATGCATTAAGGTTAACAGTGACAACATCAGTAGACTGAAGATGAGTTTGATGAAGGAATCAGGTGAAAACGAAAACTTCACTACTTTTGAATCACTAGCTGCATATGTGTGGAGGGCTAAATCTAGGGCTTTAAAATTGAACTTAGATGGGAAAGTTAAGCTGACTATGGTAGTTGGAGTGAGAAAGCACTTGCAGGATCCTTTGTCTGAAGGGTATTACGGAAATACTGTTGTGGATATTGTCGTTGTTTTAACTGTGAGGGAACTCAATGAAAGGCCACTTTATGAGATTGTGAAGCTCATAAAAGAAACTAAGAAAGTTGCTTGCAACAGTGATTATGTCAGAAACTTCATCAACACTTTAGAGACAGGAGTAACGAATTCCAACATTGAAGGGTGTGGTGCACATACTGCATTGACTGATTGGAGGTACTTGGGGTTCTTGGAAAAGATAGATTGTGGAGTTAAAGAACTTGTGAATACTTTACCAGTCTCTTTTGGCATGTTTGGATCCATTGATTTATGCATTTTCTCATCTCTTTGCAACTTGGATTCTTCAATGGAGGGAGGGGTTAGTATTTTTCAGTCCCTACCAGCTGCTGCATTGCTCGAGTTCAAGGAGGAGATGGAGGCTCTCAGCCTTTTGATTTGA